A window of the Oncorhynchus keta strain PuntledgeMale-10-30-2019 chromosome 21, Oket_V2, whole genome shotgun sequence genome harbors these coding sequences:
- the LOC127910522 gene encoding uncharacterized protein LOC127910522, producing the protein MFYCCDIGGVRQLWCVHSPVTHTTPSTPQSYPINPQSYPINPQSYPINPQSYSIVPQSYPINPQSYSIVPQSYPINPQSYSIVPQSYPINPQSYSINPQSYPINPQSYSIVPQSYPINPQSYPINPQSYSIVPQSYPINPQSYSIVPPSYPINPQSYSINPQSYPINPQSYSIVPQSYSINPQSYPINPQSYSINPPVLPHQPPSPTPSTPSPTPSTPSPTPSTPQSYPINPQSYSINPPVLPHQPPSPTPSTPQSYPINPPVLLHQPPSPTPSTPQSYSINPPVLPHQPPSPTPSTPQSYPINPPSYSINPQSYPINPQSYPINPQSYSINPQSYSINPQSYPINPQSYSINPQSYSIVPQSYPINPQSYSINPQSYPINPQSYSIVPQSYPINPPSYSINPQSYSINPQSYPINPQSYSINPPVLLHQPPVLLHQPPSPTPSSPQSYPINPQSYSINPPVLLHQPPVLPHQPPSPTPSTPSTTPSTPQSYSIVPPVLPHQPPSPTPSTPSPTPSTPSPTPSTPSPTPSTPQSYSINTPVLPHQPPSPTPSTPQSYSINPSSQDEGKAQAKKQQEANYPPQRLLFSLNVTDRGLVTGMGDGG; encoded by the exons ATGTTTTACTGCTGTGACATAGGCGGTGTACGCCAGCTGTGGTGTGTCCATTCCCCAGTTACCCATACTACCCCATCAACCCCCCAGTCCTACCCCATCAACCCCCAGTCCTACCCCATCAACCCCCAGTCCTACCCCATCAACCCCCAGTCCTACTCCATCGTCCCCCAGTCCTACCCCATCAACCCCCAGTCCTACTCCATCGTCCCCCAGTCCTACCCCATCAACCCCCAGTCCTACTCCATCGTCCCCCAGTCCTACCCCATCAACCCCCAGTCCTACTCCATCAACCCCCAGTCCTACCCCATCAACCCCCAGTCCTACTCCATCGTCCCCCAGTCCTACCCCATCAACCCCCAGTCCTACCCCATCAACCCCCAGTCCTACTCCATCGTCCCCCAGTCCTACCCCATCAACCCCCAGTCCTACTCCATCGTCCCCCCA TCCTACCCCATCAACCCCCAGTCCTACTCCATCAACCCCCAGTCCTACCCCATCAACCCCCAGTCCTACTCCATCGTCCCCCAGTCCTACTCCATCAACCCCCAGTCCTACCCCATCAACCCCCAGTCCTACTCCATCAACCCCCCAGTCCTACCCCATCAACCCCCCAGTCCTACTCCATCAACCCCCAGTCCTACCCCATCAACCCCCAGTCCTACTCCATCAACCCCCCAGTCCTACCCCATCAACCCCCAGTCCTACTCCATCAACCCCCCAGTCCTACCCCATCAACCCCCCAGTCCTACCCCATCAACCCCCCAGTCCTACCCCATCAACCCCCCAGTCCTACTCCATCAACCCCCCAGTCCTACCCCATCAACCCCCCAGTCCTACTCCATCAACCCCCCAGTCCTACCCCATCAACCCCCCAGTCCTACTCCATCAACCCCCCAGTCCTACCCCATCAACCCCCCA TCCTACTCCATCAACCCCCAGTCCTACCCCATCAACCCCCAGTCCTACCCCATCAACCCCCAGTCTTACTCCATCAACCCCCAGTCCTACTCCATCAACCCCCAGTCCTACCCCATCAACCCCCAGTCCTACTCCATCAACCCCCAGTCCTACTCCATCGTCCCCCAGTCCTACCCCATCAACCCCCAGTCCTACTCCATCAACCCCCAGTCCTACCCCATCAACCCCCAGTCCTACTCCATCGTCCCCCAGTCCTACCCCATCAACCCCCCA TCCTACTCCATCAACCCCCAGTCCTACTCCATCAACCCCCAGTCCTACCCCATCAACCCCCAGTCCTACTCCATCAACCCCCCAGTCCTACTCCATCAACCCCCAGTCCTACTCCATCAACCCCCCAGTCCTACTCCATCGTCCCCCCAGTCCTACCCCATCAACCCCCAGTCCTACTCCATCAACCCCCCAGTCCTACTCCATCAACCCCCAGTCCTACCCCATCAACCCCCCAGTCCTACTCCATCAACCCCCAGTACTACCCCATCAACCCCCCAGTCCTACTCCATCGTCCCCCCAGTCCTACCCCATCAACCCCCCAGTCCTACTCCATCAACCCCCAGTCCTACTCCATCAACCCCCAGTCCTACCCCATCAACCCCCAGTCCTACTCCATCAACCCCCCAGTCTTACTCCATCAACACCCCAGTCCTACCCCATCAACCCCCCAGTCCTACCCCATCAACCCCCCAGTCCTACTCCATCAACCCCTCCTCCCAGGATGAGGGCAAAGCTCAGGCTAAGAAGCAGCAAGAAGCCAACTATCCACCTCAGCGGCTGCTGTTTTCATTGAATGTTACTGATAGGGGTTTGGTTacagggatgggggatgggggttga